ATACCTGCATAAACGGCCTTCGAAAAAAATGGCGATTAGTCCCGATCCCGCCCTGCAGGATCGAGGATGCCGCATCATAAATTGAACCATAATGTAGAAGCGGCAGAAATTTCCTGTAGTGCCCTGACCTGGCCCTAACAAACAAATCGCCGACGCCGTCAGGCGGAGGCTTGATTTGTTTCCAACTTGAGCGGAAATTTCCAGCCATTTTTTCCGATAGCTACACTTCACGAAGCGTTTCGCGTAGTGAACGCTTGATTTTTCTCCGCCAGAGGACGGATCCGCCTTCGGCAGACTTTGCTACTTTCCGGCGCCTGTCCCGATTTTGATCGGGATGTCAAGACAAAGGAAAGTACATAATCAATCATTGTATCTAGTACACTTTATCTTGTCCACTTTCTTTTGCTCGTCCAAAAGTCCCGCAGGGATCCCTTACATATGAGAGTATTAATGAACGCGAAAAGTGGACCGAAAGTCCGCCTTCTGCGGATGCGCCACATGTAATAATCGAGGTGCAAAAAAGACGCCCCGCGAAAATGGTCCGCCTGCGGCGGATCGTCCCGCCCTCCGTTGTACGCGATTTTTTGAATAGCTCCGTTAGGTCCTCTCTTAACAAAAAATCGCTATAACCATTCTCTGGGGGCATGAATAGACTGTTCCTCTTAAGCAGGACTCTCCCGAAGGGATCCCTTTCCCTAAGGGACTCCTTCGGAGCGGGACATTTTCGCAAGGGGGTAGATCGAGGAGCGATTTCAAACTGAGACAGTGCTCGCTTTTCAATTTACGAGTCCCGCTGCTTTTCCGACGTATACAAGTTTCAAACCCCAGTCTTCCTCATTCGGGGGCGGAGGAAGATTTATGATTCCAATCTTGTTCGCGGTCACGTTCCCGATGTCTTTCCACGTCCCGTCTCTCGGGTTGAACCACTGTGCGTGATAGATGCTGTTGAGCCTCGCGCCTCTCACCTGCGATTGAGGACACCCTCTCTCAAAGTAAATCATGAATATATTCTTGTCGTCGGTTCGCGCGCAGTATGCCCACCCCTGGTAGCCGAGCGTAGTCTGCGTCTTGTTCGGTGACACAAGGTCTGCAAGGGGAACGAGATCCTGATACCGCTCGCCTATTGAGAACGCGAAGGTCTTCAGGTATTGCATCTCGGCACCCGACTTCCACTGGAACGCATCCCACATGTGCGTCGGTGCAGTCGGTTCGATGTCTGCGCCCCAGATACCTTCAGCTCCATAGACATGTCCCGCGAGTCCGCCCGAGAGGAAACTTCCGTAGATTCCCGACCGCACGAACGCGTCGTCGAGCTCCGATCCTCCAGCGGCGCCGCGAGTATAATTCGCCGCACCCGGTCCTCGCGCATCCTTGTAGCCCGCGTAATACGGCTCTCCGGTGAGCGCCGGCTTCGGATCTTTGAGATTGAAAATTTCCGTGAGGTACCAGTAATTGTTGTGCTCCCGCATATTCCCGATCTGGTGGAGCGTCACCCATGACGAGTCACCCCAGTTCTCGAGTGTCGAAGGATTAGCATTCGCCGAGAGCAGCAGGCCGAAAGGCGGCGGGCCGAATTTTCTTTCCACCTCGCGCACCGCTGCGGTGTAGTCGGCCGGGCTCACCGTCTCGTCGATTATGTCGAGATGAATCGGGCTGAGTACCGAATTGTTAGCCTGGTACCGTGCGAAAATATATTCGATGAACCGCGCGTATGAATCGGGCCAGCCGTAGTACTTGTACCAGCACAGACCTGCATCACGCCGCGAGACCTCAATGAAGGGAATGAAACCGTTTGCGTTAAGATAATCGATTTTCCTGTCGAGATATTTAAAATATTCCGGGTTAATGCTGTCGACGTTCGGAAATTCCATCGGGTAGCCGGGGACTTTTCCCGGGAAGTAGAACGGGCGTCCGCCTTCGTTGTCCATGTTCTTCGCGCTGCCTGTGCCGAACTCGAGCCAGGCCGACCTGATCGTGGTCTTTGCGGAATCATCCATGAGAAGATGCCATGGTTTGCCGTCGGTCATCCAGTTGGGAAACGCGGCAATGACGTTCACCCAATTATAACCCTGAGCTTTGCGAAAACGAACGTAATCCTTGAATCCAGCAGTTGGACCGATCGGGCGCTCTTTATCGTCATCGTACCATTTGAAGCGGTTCGTGCCGACGGCGTACCATGTATCGCCGATTGCCAGGAACGGAGTTCCGTCAGCGTAGTCGAGCGCGTGGTTGTTGACGGACGCCCGAAGGAAACCGTGGCGGAGTGGATCTTCATTCTTCTCCGCGTCGGTCCACTCAACCGCAGTAAACAAACCCGAGTTGCCTGCAAGTCCCGGATCCTCAGGATCCGACCCGCTCTCCCAGGTCCAGACACCTGGAACGGTCGCAACGAGCCGCACTCTGAATGTCTGCCCACCGTCCCAGAAACCGTATACTCTTTTTTCAAACCCCGGTCCCTTCAAGTCGACCCAAACCATTACTTCCTTGTAAGCGTTTGAATACTTGTTGACCGCCGTGAACGCAAGCTCCTGCTTTTCCCACACGTGGACGTCCGCCGCATTTGCGAGAGAGATAGCAACTAGAAGAGTCATCAAGCACGTATTCACAGATTTCATTTCAATTTCTCCTGAGAGATCTGGGCGATTACTCTAAATAGTTCCGGTAGATTCCTTATGGGATTTATCCCAGAACGAGCTGCCTTATGACACACATTCTCATTCATTGTGATCTTCCAAATTCATTTTTGAGCGATCGACTTAAATCTTCTCCTTGAAAAATTGCATCACTGTGGGTGTGACGTCCATGATTGAATCGATTTTGTTCCTGAAGAAACTGGCGCCTTCGCCCGCGACTGCCAGCAATGATGGGTTGAAAGTATGCGTCTTCATCGACAGATCTTCTATGTTGCCGTGATCGCTTGATATAAGTATCGTGATCCCGTCAAGTCCTCCTGCCATGATTCCTCCGAGGAGTCCGTCAAAATTGCGAAGGACAACTTTGGCGTGGTCCATGTCTTTATCGTGTCCCGCTTTGTCCGTCAGAAAATATTCAAACATGGTGAAGTCGTGTTTATCCGTTATTTTCCTGAGAGTCTTACCCGCTTCGACCGGATCGACCGGCACAATATCAGGATATCCGAGATCAGACTGCCATCTGCCCGCCGTGATGTCGGCGGAGATTCCCTCACCGTTCCTCAACGAATCGGCGGTACAGAGCGGGATGCCGCTGAGCATGCACGATAATGTTGTCGCGCTCAGCTTGCGCTGCCCGGACTCGACGTAATCGAAGAACTGGCGGGGGAATGCATTGGCAAAATGCACGTCGGCGCCGAGAGATTTCAGTACCTTGAAAATATTTTTCTCTTCCAGGACCGGCCGGATTCCCGAATGCGGGTAGGGACCGAAGTGCATTCCGATTGCCTTCGCCGCGTTCACTCCCGTGAACAGAGCCGTCTGCCCCGTACCACTTTGAGGAAAACCTTCGACGTCCAGAAGAGCGTCGGCGGGTTGAACGAACCCCGTGCCATTACCGATGAACCGATTCTTCGAAGAGGGAACGCCGCCGAATATTTTCCTGAAGTTCTCAAGTTCAACAGCAAAAAAAGGGTTCGAGACGGGATCCTCATCTCCGATCCCGACCCCGTCGAGGAAAAGGAACAGGAAATGGATCCGGGGTCTCATCGGTAAATCAGGAACGGTCGCCGGCTATCCGTGGGTCTGGCTCGCGAGAAAGTCGTGCCAGTCCTGCTCTACCCTGTCGAGGTCCGCATGAAACAATCTCCCGGCAGCCTCGCGCATCGTCGTCGGATGGTTGAATTGCTGGATGAGCTTGATAAACGATCCAGAACCGTACTTGAAATCGAAAAACTTTCCGGTGGCGCCGAAATAAAAGCATAGGTCGTTCAGCTCGCTGGGCGTGGTCGCGTTCTGGATCTTCTCATCCAGGTCGGCGAAATACTGGACGTTTTCGATTGGCGGCGCTCCGCAGTCCTTATACTGGCCGCTTTCATAAACCGCAGCCGAATGTATCAACCACCACGGGGCACCGTTTATGCGAATACGATCGAGAATGATGCGGATGACTCCGGCCTCAACTCTCGATTTGAAAACAACGTCCTTGAAATCGGATCCCCTGA
The Candidatus Kryptoniota bacterium genome window above contains:
- a CDS encoding DUF4038 domain-containing protein, which codes for MKSVNTCLMTLLVAISLANAADVHVWEKQELAFTAVNKYSNAYKEVMVWVDLKGPGFEKRVYGFWDGGQTFRVRLVATVPGVWTWESGSDPEDPGLAGNSGLFTAVEWTDAEKNEDPLRHGFLRASVNNHALDYADGTPFLAIGDTWYAVGTNRFKWYDDDKERPIGPTAGFKDYVRFRKAQGYNWVNVIAAFPNWMTDGKPWHLLMDDSAKTTIRSAWLEFGTGSAKNMDNEGGRPFYFPGKVPGYPMEFPNVDSINPEYFKYLDRKIDYLNANGFIPFIEVSRRDAGLCWYKYYGWPDSYARFIEYIFARYQANNSVLSPIHLDIIDETVSPADYTAAVREVERKFGPPPFGLLLSANANPSTLENWGDSSWVTLHQIGNMREHNNYWYLTEIFNLKDPKPALTGEPYYAGYKDARGPGAANYTRGAAGGSELDDAFVRSGIYGSFLSGGLAGHVYGAEGIWGADIEPTAPTHMWDAFQWKSGAEMQYLKTFAFSIGERYQDLVPLADLVSPNKTQTTLGYQGWAYCARTDDKNIFMIYFERGCPQSQVRGARLNSIYHAQWFNPRDGTWKDIGNVTANKIGIINLPPPPNEEDWGLKLVYVGKAAGLVN
- a CDS encoding metalloenzyme, which encodes MRPRIHFLFLFLDGVGIGDEDPVSNPFFAVELENFRKIFGGVPSSKNRFIGNGTGFVQPADALLDVEGFPQSGTGQTALFTGVNAAKAIGMHFGPYPHSGIRPVLEEKNIFKVLKSLGADVHFANAFPRQFFDYVESGQRKLSATTLSCMLSGIPLCTADSLRNGEGISADITAGRWQSDLGYPDIVPVDPVEAGKTLRKITDKHDFTMFEYFLTDKAGHDKDMDHAKVVLRNFDGLLGGIMAGGLDGITILISSDHGNIEDLSMKTHTFNPSLLAVAGEGASFFRNKIDSIMDVTPTVMQFFKEKI